Proteins from one Betaproteobacteria bacterium genomic window:
- a CDS encoding DUF488 family protein, whose translation MKIHTIGFTKKSAEAFFTKLKRAEVTYVIDTRLHNTSQLSGFAKQDDLRYFLSALNVADYVHEPFLAPTDEMLDAYKKGRSDWSDYERRFKELMQSRKIEERLDRDRFDGACLLCSEDKPHHCHRRLVAEYLRDRWTDVEINHIV comes from the coding sequence TTTACCAAGAAGAGTGCTGAGGCGTTTTTTACGAAGCTAAAGCGTGCGGAAGTCACTTACGTCATCGACACACGCCTGCACAACACGTCTCAACTATCAGGATTCGCCAAGCAGGATGACCTTCGATATTTCCTGAGTGCATTGAACGTTGCCGACTATGTGCATGAACCGTTCCTTGCGCCAACGGATGAGATGCTCGACGCGTACAAAAAGGGACGCTCCGATTGGAGTGACTACGAGCGGCGTTTTAAGGAGCTCATGCAATCTCGGAAAATTGAAGAAAGGCTTGATAGGGACAGGTTCGACGGCGCGTGTCTGCTTTGCAGCGAGGACAAGCCCCATCATTGCCATCGGAGACTAGTCGCCGAATACCTTCGTGACCGCTGGACTGACGTCGAAATCAATCACATCGTGTGA